The following proteins are encoded in a genomic region of Drosophila willistoni isolate 14030-0811.24 chromosome 2L unlocalized genomic scaffold, UCI_dwil_1.1 Seg196, whole genome shotgun sequence:
- the LOC6639868 gene encoding uncharacterized protein LOC6639868 isoform X3 — protein sequence METVVAFNNELSGLYDSRPPISKAKMAAITKSAMRAIKFYKHVVQSVEKFILKCKPEYKVPGLYVIDSIVRQSRHQYGTDKDVFAPRFQRNLTETFANLFRCAPEDKSRIIRVLNLWQKNNVFKSDVIQPIFDLADPNHPIYHQMPPVGVGGGGGGGGGNVGPGPSSSGALSLADISSGANGLNNSMDLNLSSLTDDKMGGAMPDLSHDKCNLGGSSSSNSKRHHMEQHYAMKQQQQQQQRGQSGSIAGCSSKSSKSHHHKYGSNKSSSHDLDYDVREIIDDDDEDDMQMLMADDHHCMGDDSPPTSSNLLDNNNLKQLLNDPNVLRQLQTLQNFQKFKQQEENQKLRYQDEALQQHLQNVLKGNPGLGMGINLNLNDVSDLNKDVEFISEQQPIEFAVQLCGLVIYPNWCIKKNCRILSVNMAIL from the exons ATGGAAACTGTTGTGGCTTTCAACAATGAG CTTTCCGGGCTCTATGACAGCCGTCCACCCATATCCAAGGCCAAAATGGCCGCCATCACCAAATCGGCGATGCGTGCCATCAAATTTTATAAACATGTCGTCCAGAGTGTGGAGAAATTCATACTCAAGTGCAAGCCGGAGTATAAGGTGCCCGGACTATATGTAATCGATTCAATAGTTCGTCAATCGCGGCATCAATACGGCACGGATAAGGATGTGTTTGCGCCCCGATTTCAACGCAACCTTACGGAGACATTTGCCAATCTTTTTCGATGTGCTCCAGAGGATAAGAGTCGAATCATTCGAGTGCTGAATTTGTGGCAAAAGAACAATGTCTTTAAATCGGATGTGATACAGCCCATATTCGATTTGGCCGATCCCAATCATCCAATCTATCATCAAATGCCACCTGTGGGTGTCGGTGGTGGCGGTGGAGGGGGCGGCGGAAATGTGGGTCCAGGCCCCAGCAGTAGTGGAGCTTTGAGTCTGGCTGATATATCTAGTGGAGCAAATGGCTTAAATAACAGCATGGATCTGAACTTAAGCAGTTTGACAGATGATAAAATGGGCGGGGCAATGCCGGATTTATCG CATGACAAATGCAATTTAGGGGGCTCTAGCAGCAGTAACTCAAAACGTCATCACATGGAGCAGCATTATGCcatgaaacaacaacaacagcagcagcaacgagGTCAATCCGGATCAATAGCTGGCTGTAGCTCAAAATCAAGCAAATCTCATCATCATAAATATGGGAGCAATAAGTCCAGTTCCCATGATCTTGATTATGATGTAAGAGAGATTATagacgatgacgatgaagaTGATATGCAGATGTTAATGGCAGACGATCATCATTGTATGGGCGACGATTCACCACCAACATCTTCAAATCTATTAGAT AACAACAATCTGAAGCAACTGCTGAACGATCCAAATGTGTTGCGTCAGTTGCAGACTTTGcagaattttcaaaaattcaagcAACAGGAGGAGAATCAGAAGTTACGCTATCAAGATGAGGCATTGCAACAGCATTTGCAGAATGTCCTAAAG GGTAATCCTGGCTTGGGAATGGGCATAAACCTTAATCTCAATGATGTATCAGATCTGAACAAGGATGTTGAATTTATATCGGAACAGCAGCCTATTGAG TTTGCAGTACAACTCTGTGGGTTGGTCATCTATCCAAACTGGTGTATCAAGAAGAACTGTCGGATACTTTCGGTGAATATGGCGATATTGTGA
- the LOC6639868 gene encoding SR-related and CTD-associated factor 4 isoform X1, whose protein sequence is METVVAFNNELSGLYDSRPPISKAKMAAITKSAMRAIKFYKHVVQSVEKFILKCKPEYKVPGLYVIDSIVRQSRHQYGTDKDVFAPRFQRNLTETFANLFRCAPEDKSRIIRVLNLWQKNNVFKSDVIQPIFDLADPNHPIYHQMPPVGVGGGGGGGGGNVGPGPSSSGALSLADISSGANGLNNSMDLNLSSLTDDKMGGAMPDLSHDKCNLGGSSSSNSKRHHMEQHYAMKQQQQQQQRGQSGSIAGCSSKSSKSHHHKYGSNKSSSHDLDYDVREIIDDDDEDDMQMLMADDHHCMGDDSPPTSSNLLDNNNLKQLLNDPNVLRQLQTLQNFQKFKQQEENQKLRYQDEALQQHLQNVLKGNPGLGMGINLNLNDVSDLNKDVEFISEQQPIEVINLDGADSRSPTPDRDRYSKRSRRSSRSRSRSPRGRGSGGGAGGGNNSGRRRGGSSRSRSRSRSPRSSRRRGGSRDRDRMERSNRDKERDREHERERRKKGLPDIKKEHLSVCSTTLWVGHLSKLVYQEELSDTFGEYGDIVSIDQIVPRGCAFIVMNRRQDAHKAMQSLKNHKLQGRAITISWAAGKGVKSKEWKDFWDLELGVTYIPWNKLSQETDFDSLEEGGMFDEDTMPSWMKQKINQGKNTVKDNKSVDLTAVAGGVPPVPVAPPAMLFGIDTTQPPPVGGPPPPGIMGMGMRGQFPPLGPPMGINMPPPMMIPPTNMPPPMMMPTTNMPPPMMLPPTMMQPGFPGIGGPPHPMGLPPGAPFPPPGAVPPPMAAAAAPSSAASNVSDDQMDVEMELEDAAPPPPPQPQPPSFNPQPQNQVEAAVAAVANEMMFQRERERERDRSRGPGSRWGGRDDVAEAAERWRAENGGGPNAAFNEARARLNLNPMDHGGMPRPDFMGDFDNRGGPTRGMGPGPGPRSGNHNGGPGGPGGDFFSPNNMPQNRFNQPTSLMQMRIPPPAAFNQRMGGPPGVGGPGPGPGNPGNGGPMFMRNNNQGGGGGGGPGRQQGFFNPRNPFNNDNQRGRGGPGGNNNNRFRDQGEDRRQGNSRGVGGNGGNRMSRDERSAGGGNRRNSRDENSRHSISSTDDNLSNNNNNNNKQNNVEPAVTDAKSSLSKDNSKQSERQDNLIAAATETKTTPTTATTTAVDTEEDWDRELQEYDARMEAEAAAAAKAESIKPVAEEAFVRPVVEEDAVKPANASPACTPLYDELPPPAPTPQAPPSVTPVVEQQEHIAPEPAQEAASPPPPPRVPTPTPPPVADAAALLEAKEENVTATAPPSPTPAPSNTKETVNEAETVAADESET, encoded by the exons ATGGAAACTGTTGTGGCTTTCAACAATGAG CTTTCCGGGCTCTATGACAGCCGTCCACCCATATCCAAGGCCAAAATGGCCGCCATCACCAAATCGGCGATGCGTGCCATCAAATTTTATAAACATGTCGTCCAGAGTGTGGAGAAATTCATACTCAAGTGCAAGCCGGAGTATAAGGTGCCCGGACTATATGTAATCGATTCAATAGTTCGTCAATCGCGGCATCAATACGGCACGGATAAGGATGTGTTTGCGCCCCGATTTCAACGCAACCTTACGGAGACATTTGCCAATCTTTTTCGATGTGCTCCAGAGGATAAGAGTCGAATCATTCGAGTGCTGAATTTGTGGCAAAAGAACAATGTCTTTAAATCGGATGTGATACAGCCCATATTCGATTTGGCCGATCCCAATCATCCAATCTATCATCAAATGCCACCTGTGGGTGTCGGTGGTGGCGGTGGAGGGGGCGGCGGAAATGTGGGTCCAGGCCCCAGCAGTAGTGGAGCTTTGAGTCTGGCTGATATATCTAGTGGAGCAAATGGCTTAAATAACAGCATGGATCTGAACTTAAGCAGTTTGACAGATGATAAAATGGGCGGGGCAATGCCGGATTTATCG CATGACAAATGCAATTTAGGGGGCTCTAGCAGCAGTAACTCAAAACGTCATCACATGGAGCAGCATTATGCcatgaaacaacaacaacagcagcagcaacgagGTCAATCCGGATCAATAGCTGGCTGTAGCTCAAAATCAAGCAAATCTCATCATCATAAATATGGGAGCAATAAGTCCAGTTCCCATGATCTTGATTATGATGTAAGAGAGATTATagacgatgacgatgaagaTGATATGCAGATGTTAATGGCAGACGATCATCATTGTATGGGCGACGATTCACCACCAACATCTTCAAATCTATTAGAT AACAACAATCTGAAGCAACTGCTGAACGATCCAAATGTGTTGCGTCAGTTGCAGACTTTGcagaattttcaaaaattcaagcAACAGGAGGAGAATCAGAAGTTACGCTATCAAGATGAGGCATTGCAACAGCATTTGCAGAATGTCCTAAAG GGTAATCCTGGCTTGGGAATGGGCATAAACCTTAATCTCAATGATGTATCAGATCTGAACAAGGATGTTGAATTTATATCGGAACAGCAGCCTATTGAG GTTATCAATCTGGATGGCGCCGATTCGCGTAGTCCCACACCTGATCGCGACCGTTATAGTAAACGCAGCAGAAGGAGCAGCCGCAGTCGAAGTCGTTCACCGCGTGGTCGAGGCTCTGGTGGAGGCGCTGGCGGAGGCAATAATAGTGGCCGTCGACGTGGAGGCTCTTCACGTTCCCGTTCACGAAGTCGTTCACCTCGTTCAAGTCGACGTCGTGGTGGTTCCCGAGATCGCGATCGCATGGAACGTAGCAATCGGGACAAGGAGCGGGATCGAGAGCATGAGCGTGAGAGACGTAAGAAGGGTTTGCCGGATATCAAAAAGGAACATCTGAGTG TTTGCAGTACAACTCTGTGGGTTGGTCATCTATCCAAACTGGTGTATCAAGAAGAACTGTCGGATACTTTCGGTGAATATGGCGATATTGTGAGCATCGATCAAATTGTGCCACGCGGTTGCGCATTTATTGTAATGAATCGTCGTCAAGATGCCCATAAAGCGATGCAATCTCTCAAGAATCACAAGCTCCAAGGCAGAGCCATTACCATTTCCTGGGCTGCTGGCAAAGGTGTAAAAAGTAAGGAGTGGAAAGATTTCTGGGATTTGGAATTGGGTGTCACATATATACCGTGGAACAAATTGAGTCAGGAAACGGACTTCGATAGTCTGGAGGAGGGAGGTATGTTCGATGAGGATACCATGCCTAGTTGGATGAAGCAGAAGATCAATCAGGGAAAGAATACAGTCAAGGATAACAAGTCAGTGGATCTGACAGCGGTTGCTGGCGGTGTACCACCCGTTCCGGTAGCGCCACCTGCCATGCTCTTTGGAATCGACACAACTCAACCGCCGCCAGTTGGCGGTCCGCCGCCTCCAGGGataatgggaatgggaatgcgTGGTCAATTTCCGCCATTGGGCCCGCCCATGGGCATTAATATGCCGCCGCCGATGATGATTCCACCGACGAATATGCCGCCACCCATGATGATGCCGACAACCAATATGCCTCCGCCCATGATGTTGCCACCGACAATGATGCAACCCGGATTTCCGGGCATTGGTGGTCCTCCGCATCCCATGGGGCTACCTCCAGGAGCACCATTTCCACCTCCCGGAGCTGTTCCTCCGCCGATGGCGGCTGCAGCAGCACCTTCAAGTGCTGCGAGTAATGTTAGCGATGATCAGATGGATGTTGAAATGGAATTGGAGGACGctgcaccaccaccaccgccccAACCGCAGCCACCCAGCTTTAATCCACAGCCGCAAAATCAAGTAGAGGCAGCTGTCGCCGCCGTTGCCAATGAGATGATGTTCCAACGTGAAAGGGAACGAGAACGAGATCGTTCCCGTGGCCCTGGCTCTCGTTGGGGTGGTAGAGATGATGTTGCCGAAGCGGCTGAACGCTGGCGAGCCGAGAATGGTGGCGGTCCAAATGCCGCCTTTAATGAGGCTCGAGCTCGTCTCAATCTGAATCCAATGGATCATGGAGGCATGCCAAGGCCAGACTTTATGGGCG ACTTTGATAATCGCGGTGGCCCGACTCGTGGCATGGGTCCTGGGCCTGGTCCACGCAGTGGGAACCACAATGGAGGCCCCGGCGGCCCAGGTGGCGACTTCTTTTCTCCAAACAATATGCCACAAAATCGTTTCAATCAACCAACCAGCTTAATGCAAATGCGAATTCCTCCGCCAGCAGCGTTCAATCAACGCATGGGAGGACCCCCTGGAGTAGGTGGTCCTGGTCCAGGCCCAGGTAATCCTGGAAATGGTGGACCCATGTTTATGCGTAATAACAACCAGggaggtggtggtggcggtggccCAGGCAGACAGCAAG GTTTCTTCAATCCCCGCAACCCATTCAACAATGATAATCAACGTGGGAGAGGAGGTCCtggtggcaacaacaacaatcgcTTCCGTGATCAAGGTGAGGATCGCAGACAAGGCAACTCTCGTGGCGTTGGTGGTAATGGCGGTAATCGTATGTCACGCGATGAACGTTCCGCCGGAGGTGGTAATAGACGAAATTCTCGCGATGAGAATAGCCGCCATTCGATTAGCTCCACGGATGATAATCtaagcaacaataacaacaacaacaacaagcaaaataATGTGGAGCCGGCGGTAACAGATGCCAAAAGCAGCCTCAGTAAAGATAACTCAAAGCAGTCAGAGCGACAAGACAATTTGattgcagcagcaacagaaacaaaGACAACGCCgacgacagcaacaacaactgcggTAGATACCGAAGAGGATTGGGATCGCGAGCTGCAGGAATATGATGCAAGAATGGAGGCCgaagcagcagctgcagcgaAAGCTGAATCAATAAAGCCAGTTGCCGAAGAGGCTTTTGTTAGACCAGTTGTGGAGGAGGATGCTGTAAAGCCTGCAAATGCGTCACCCGCTTGCACTCCTTTGTACGATGAATTGCCTCCACCGGCGCCAACTCCTCAAGCGCCGCCGTCAGTGACGCCAGTGGTGGAACAACAAGAACATATAGCACCTGAGCCGGCTCAAGAGGCTGCCTCTCCGCCACCTCCTCCCAGAGTACCAACTCCAACGCCCCCGCCTGTCGCTGATGCTGCGGCACTACTGGAGGCTAAGGAGGAAAACGTTACAGCTACGGCTCCTCCTTCGCCAACTCCCGCTCCATCAAACACAAAGGAGACAGTCAATGAAGCCGAAACAGTAGCAGCTGATGAATCGGAGACATAA
- the LOC6639868 gene encoding SR-related and CTD-associated factor 4 isoform X2, giving the protein METVVAFNNELSGLYDSRPPISKAKMAAITKSAMRAIKFYKHVVQSVEKFILKCKPEYKVPGLYVIDSIVRQSRHQYGTDKDVFAPRFQRNLTETFANLFRCAPEDKSRIIRVLNLWQKNNVFKSDVIQPIFDLADPNHPIYHQMPPVGVGGGGGGGGGNVGPGPSSSGALSLADISSGANGLNNSMDLNLSSLTDDKMGGAMPDLSNNNLKQLLNDPNVLRQLQTLQNFQKFKQQEENQKLRYQDEALQQHLQNVLKGNPGLGMGINLNLNDVSDLNKDVEFISEQQPIEVINLDGADSRSPTPDRDRYSKRSRRSSRSRSRSPRGRGSGGGAGGGNNSGRRRGGSSRSRSRSRSPRSSRRRGGSRDRDRMERSNRDKERDREHERERRKKGLPDIKKEHLSVCSTTLWVGHLSKLVYQEELSDTFGEYGDIVSIDQIVPRGCAFIVMNRRQDAHKAMQSLKNHKLQGRAITISWAAGKGVKSKEWKDFWDLELGVTYIPWNKLSQETDFDSLEEGGMFDEDTMPSWMKQKINQGKNTVKDNKSVDLTAVAGGVPPVPVAPPAMLFGIDTTQPPPVGGPPPPGIMGMGMRGQFPPLGPPMGINMPPPMMIPPTNMPPPMMMPTTNMPPPMMLPPTMMQPGFPGIGGPPHPMGLPPGAPFPPPGAVPPPMAAAAAPSSAASNVSDDQMDVEMELEDAAPPPPPQPQPPSFNPQPQNQVEAAVAAVANEMMFQRERERERDRSRGPGSRWGGRDDVAEAAERWRAENGGGPNAAFNEARARLNLNPMDHGGMPRPDFMGDFDNRGGPTRGMGPGPGPRSGNHNGGPGGPGGDFFSPNNMPQNRFNQPTSLMQMRIPPPAAFNQRMGGPPGVGGPGPGPGNPGNGGPMFMRNNNQGGGGGGGPGRQQGFFNPRNPFNNDNQRGRGGPGGNNNNRFRDQGEDRRQGNSRGVGGNGGNRMSRDERSAGGGNRRNSRDENSRHSISSTDDNLSNNNNNNNKQNNVEPAVTDAKSSLSKDNSKQSERQDNLIAAATETKTTPTTATTTAVDTEEDWDRELQEYDARMEAEAAAAAKAESIKPVAEEAFVRPVVEEDAVKPANASPACTPLYDELPPPAPTPQAPPSVTPVVEQQEHIAPEPAQEAASPPPPPRVPTPTPPPVADAAALLEAKEENVTATAPPSPTPAPSNTKETVNEAETVAADESET; this is encoded by the exons ATGGAAACTGTTGTGGCTTTCAACAATGAG CTTTCCGGGCTCTATGACAGCCGTCCACCCATATCCAAGGCCAAAATGGCCGCCATCACCAAATCGGCGATGCGTGCCATCAAATTTTATAAACATGTCGTCCAGAGTGTGGAGAAATTCATACTCAAGTGCAAGCCGGAGTATAAGGTGCCCGGACTATATGTAATCGATTCAATAGTTCGTCAATCGCGGCATCAATACGGCACGGATAAGGATGTGTTTGCGCCCCGATTTCAACGCAACCTTACGGAGACATTTGCCAATCTTTTTCGATGTGCTCCAGAGGATAAGAGTCGAATCATTCGAGTGCTGAATTTGTGGCAAAAGAACAATGTCTTTAAATCGGATGTGATACAGCCCATATTCGATTTGGCCGATCCCAATCATCCAATCTATCATCAAATGCCACCTGTGGGTGTCGGTGGTGGCGGTGGAGGGGGCGGCGGAAATGTGGGTCCAGGCCCCAGCAGTAGTGGAGCTTTGAGTCTGGCTGATATATCTAGTGGAGCAAATGGCTTAAATAACAGCATGGATCTGAACTTAAGCAGTTTGACAGATGATAAAATGGGCGGGGCAATGCCGGATTTATCG AACAACAATCTGAAGCAACTGCTGAACGATCCAAATGTGTTGCGTCAGTTGCAGACTTTGcagaattttcaaaaattcaagcAACAGGAGGAGAATCAGAAGTTACGCTATCAAGATGAGGCATTGCAACAGCATTTGCAGAATGTCCTAAAG GGTAATCCTGGCTTGGGAATGGGCATAAACCTTAATCTCAATGATGTATCAGATCTGAACAAGGATGTTGAATTTATATCGGAACAGCAGCCTATTGAG GTTATCAATCTGGATGGCGCCGATTCGCGTAGTCCCACACCTGATCGCGACCGTTATAGTAAACGCAGCAGAAGGAGCAGCCGCAGTCGAAGTCGTTCACCGCGTGGTCGAGGCTCTGGTGGAGGCGCTGGCGGAGGCAATAATAGTGGCCGTCGACGTGGAGGCTCTTCACGTTCCCGTTCACGAAGTCGTTCACCTCGTTCAAGTCGACGTCGTGGTGGTTCCCGAGATCGCGATCGCATGGAACGTAGCAATCGGGACAAGGAGCGGGATCGAGAGCATGAGCGTGAGAGACGTAAGAAGGGTTTGCCGGATATCAAAAAGGAACATCTGAGTG TTTGCAGTACAACTCTGTGGGTTGGTCATCTATCCAAACTGGTGTATCAAGAAGAACTGTCGGATACTTTCGGTGAATATGGCGATATTGTGAGCATCGATCAAATTGTGCCACGCGGTTGCGCATTTATTGTAATGAATCGTCGTCAAGATGCCCATAAAGCGATGCAATCTCTCAAGAATCACAAGCTCCAAGGCAGAGCCATTACCATTTCCTGGGCTGCTGGCAAAGGTGTAAAAAGTAAGGAGTGGAAAGATTTCTGGGATTTGGAATTGGGTGTCACATATATACCGTGGAACAAATTGAGTCAGGAAACGGACTTCGATAGTCTGGAGGAGGGAGGTATGTTCGATGAGGATACCATGCCTAGTTGGATGAAGCAGAAGATCAATCAGGGAAAGAATACAGTCAAGGATAACAAGTCAGTGGATCTGACAGCGGTTGCTGGCGGTGTACCACCCGTTCCGGTAGCGCCACCTGCCATGCTCTTTGGAATCGACACAACTCAACCGCCGCCAGTTGGCGGTCCGCCGCCTCCAGGGataatgggaatgggaatgcgTGGTCAATTTCCGCCATTGGGCCCGCCCATGGGCATTAATATGCCGCCGCCGATGATGATTCCACCGACGAATATGCCGCCACCCATGATGATGCCGACAACCAATATGCCTCCGCCCATGATGTTGCCACCGACAATGATGCAACCCGGATTTCCGGGCATTGGTGGTCCTCCGCATCCCATGGGGCTACCTCCAGGAGCACCATTTCCACCTCCCGGAGCTGTTCCTCCGCCGATGGCGGCTGCAGCAGCACCTTCAAGTGCTGCGAGTAATGTTAGCGATGATCAGATGGATGTTGAAATGGAATTGGAGGACGctgcaccaccaccaccgccccAACCGCAGCCACCCAGCTTTAATCCACAGCCGCAAAATCAAGTAGAGGCAGCTGTCGCCGCCGTTGCCAATGAGATGATGTTCCAACGTGAAAGGGAACGAGAACGAGATCGTTCCCGTGGCCCTGGCTCTCGTTGGGGTGGTAGAGATGATGTTGCCGAAGCGGCTGAACGCTGGCGAGCCGAGAATGGTGGCGGTCCAAATGCCGCCTTTAATGAGGCTCGAGCTCGTCTCAATCTGAATCCAATGGATCATGGAGGCATGCCAAGGCCAGACTTTATGGGCG ACTTTGATAATCGCGGTGGCCCGACTCGTGGCATGGGTCCTGGGCCTGGTCCACGCAGTGGGAACCACAATGGAGGCCCCGGCGGCCCAGGTGGCGACTTCTTTTCTCCAAACAATATGCCACAAAATCGTTTCAATCAACCAACCAGCTTAATGCAAATGCGAATTCCTCCGCCAGCAGCGTTCAATCAACGCATGGGAGGACCCCCTGGAGTAGGTGGTCCTGGTCCAGGCCCAGGTAATCCTGGAAATGGTGGACCCATGTTTATGCGTAATAACAACCAGggaggtggtggtggcggtggccCAGGCAGACAGCAAG GTTTCTTCAATCCCCGCAACCCATTCAACAATGATAATCAACGTGGGAGAGGAGGTCCtggtggcaacaacaacaatcgcTTCCGTGATCAAGGTGAGGATCGCAGACAAGGCAACTCTCGTGGCGTTGGTGGTAATGGCGGTAATCGTATGTCACGCGATGAACGTTCCGCCGGAGGTGGTAATAGACGAAATTCTCGCGATGAGAATAGCCGCCATTCGATTAGCTCCACGGATGATAATCtaagcaacaataacaacaacaacaacaagcaaaataATGTGGAGCCGGCGGTAACAGATGCCAAAAGCAGCCTCAGTAAAGATAACTCAAAGCAGTCAGAGCGACAAGACAATTTGattgcagcagcaacagaaacaaaGACAACGCCgacgacagcaacaacaactgcggTAGATACCGAAGAGGATTGGGATCGCGAGCTGCAGGAATATGATGCAAGAATGGAGGCCgaagcagcagctgcagcgaAAGCTGAATCAATAAAGCCAGTTGCCGAAGAGGCTTTTGTTAGACCAGTTGTGGAGGAGGATGCTGTAAAGCCTGCAAATGCGTCACCCGCTTGCACTCCTTTGTACGATGAATTGCCTCCACCGGCGCCAACTCCTCAAGCGCCGCCGTCAGTGACGCCAGTGGTGGAACAACAAGAACATATAGCACCTGAGCCGGCTCAAGAGGCTGCCTCTCCGCCACCTCCTCCCAGAGTACCAACTCCAACGCCCCCGCCTGTCGCTGATGCTGCGGCACTACTGGAGGCTAAGGAGGAAAACGTTACAGCTACGGCTCCTCCTTCGCCAACTCCCGCTCCATCAAACACAAAGGAGACAGTCAATGAAGCCGAAACAGTAGCAGCTGATGAATCGGAGACATAA